One Burkholderia thailandensis E264 genomic window carries:
- a CDS encoding glutamate/aspartate ABC transporter substrate-binding protein — MMKPFRPLLSIAVGCALAAAAHAEDASPTLKKIRDTSVVTLGVRESSVPFSYYDQRQQTIGYSQEIALKIVDEIKKELNRTNLTVREIPITSQNRIPLVQNGTVDLECGSTTHTKERANQVSFSNSIFQYGMRLIAKKSSGVKDFPDLAGKTVATTAGTTEERLLRQWNAEKGMSMQIISAKDHADAFLNVKSGRAVAFFMDEPLLYGAKAKEANPGDYVITGSSPVSEAYGCMLRKDDPGFKQLADRVIARMQRSGEAEALYVKWFNRPIPPKGVNLDYPLSADMKKLFANPNDKALD, encoded by the coding sequence ATGATGAAACCCTTCCGCCCGCTGCTTTCGATCGCCGTCGGCTGCGCGCTCGCCGCCGCCGCGCACGCGGAGGACGCCAGCCCGACGCTGAAGAAGATTCGCGACACGAGCGTCGTGACGCTCGGCGTGCGCGAATCGTCCGTGCCGTTCTCGTACTACGATCAGCGCCAACAGACGATCGGCTACTCGCAGGAGATCGCGCTGAAGATCGTCGACGAAATCAAGAAGGAGCTGAACCGGACGAACCTGACGGTCCGCGAGATTCCGATCACGTCGCAAAACCGCATTCCGCTCGTGCAGAACGGCACGGTCGATCTGGAGTGCGGCTCGACCACGCACACGAAGGAGCGCGCGAACCAGGTGTCGTTCTCGAACAGCATCTTTCAATACGGAATGCGCCTGATCGCGAAAAAGTCCTCCGGCGTGAAGGACTTCCCCGATCTCGCCGGCAAGACCGTCGCGACGACGGCCGGCACGACCGAGGAACGGCTGCTGCGGCAATGGAACGCCGAGAAGGGCATGTCGATGCAGATCATCAGCGCGAAGGATCACGCCGATGCGTTCCTGAACGTCAAGAGCGGCCGCGCGGTGGCGTTCTTCATGGACGAGCCGCTGCTGTACGGCGCGAAGGCGAAAGAAGCGAATCCGGGCGACTACGTGATCACGGGAAGTTCTCCGGTATCCGAAGCGTACGGCTGCATGCTTCGCAAGGACGACCCCGGCTTCAAGCAGCTCGCCGATCGCGTGATCGCGCGGATGCAGCGCTCCGGCGAGGCCGAGGCGCTGTACGTGAAGTGGTTCAACCGGCCGATTCCGCCGAAGGGCGTCAATCTCGACTATCCGTTGTCGGCGGACATGAAGAAGCTGTTCGCGAATCCGAACGACAAGGCGCTCGATTGA
- a CDS encoding D-amino acid dehydrogenase produces the protein MRICILGAGVVGLTSAYYLAREGHDVTVLEARPDAVLDASFANGGQLSYSYVAPLADPAVLGKLPAWLVRRDSALRFVPRLDVDQWLWCAAFLAACRTARARRTAAEMLELGALSRAALHTLVEQEALDFDYARNGKLVVYRDQREFDRARRAMDHLIAAGARQHALDAAACVALEPALGPSAGLLAGGIHTPSEEVGDCRRFGAGLARVLRERLRVAIHYQTPIAALRAEGATIVAARTARGDIGADAFVLSAGNGSAPLLRRLGMRLPIHPLTGYSLTLPGRQDAMPRVSVTDLHRKIVYAPLGARLRIAGMVEIAGLRSSGAARRLALLARQAQEIFPHAGDYARGETWCGHRPATPDGKPLIGATPFRNLWLNTGHGALGFTLACGSARVLADLIAGREPALDARAYALHR, from the coding sequence ATGCGGATTTGCATATTGGGCGCGGGCGTCGTCGGTCTGACGAGCGCCTACTATCTCGCACGCGAAGGTCACGACGTGACGGTGCTGGAGGCGCGCCCGGACGCCGTGCTCGACGCCAGTTTCGCGAACGGCGGGCAACTGAGCTACAGCTACGTCGCGCCGCTCGCCGATCCCGCGGTGCTGGGCAAGCTGCCCGCATGGCTCGTGAGGCGCGACTCGGCGCTGCGCTTCGTGCCGCGGCTCGACGTCGATCAATGGCTGTGGTGCGCCGCGTTTCTCGCCGCGTGCCGCACCGCCCGCGCGCGGAGGACCGCGGCCGAGATGCTCGAACTCGGCGCGCTCAGCCGCGCCGCGCTGCATACGCTCGTCGAGCAGGAAGCGCTCGACTTCGACTATGCGCGCAACGGCAAGCTCGTCGTCTACCGCGACCAGCGGGAATTCGACCGCGCACGCCGCGCGATGGACCATCTGATCGCGGCCGGCGCGCGCCAGCACGCGCTCGACGCGGCCGCGTGCGTCGCGCTGGAGCCCGCGCTCGGGCCCTCGGCCGGCCTGCTCGCGGGCGGCATTCATACGCCGTCGGAAGAAGTGGGCGATTGCCGCCGGTTCGGCGCCGGGCTCGCCCGCGTGCTGCGCGAGCGGCTTCGCGTCGCGATCCACTATCAAACGCCGATCGCCGCGCTGCGCGCCGAAGGCGCGACGATCGTCGCGGCGCGCACCGCGCGCGGCGACATCGGCGCCGACGCGTTCGTCCTTTCCGCGGGCAACGGCAGCGCGCCGCTGCTGCGCCGGCTCGGCATGCGGCTGCCGATCCATCCGCTGACGGGCTACAGCCTGACGCTGCCCGGCCGGCAAGACGCCATGCCGCGCGTGAGCGTGACGGACCTGCATCGCAAGATCGTCTATGCGCCGCTTGGCGCGCGCTTGCGGATCGCGGGCATGGTCGAGATCGCCGGCCTTCGTTCGTCCGGCGCCGCGCGCCGGCTCGCACTGCTCGCGCGGCAGGCGCAGGAGATCTTTCCGCATGCGGGCGACTACGCGCGCGGCGAAACGTGGTGCGGCCATCGCCCCGCGACGCCCGACGGCAAGCCGCTGATCGGCGCGACGCCGTTCCGGAATCTGTGGCTCAACACAGGCCACGGCGCGCTCGGCTTCACGCTCGCCTGCGGCAGCGCGCGCGTGCTGGCCGATCTGATCGCAGGCCGCGAGCCCGCGCTGGACGCCCGCGCGTATGCGTTGCATCGTTGA
- a CDS encoding LysR family transcriptional regulator yields MRLRHIEVFHAIMRTGSLSKAAQLLCVSQPAVSKVLAHAEQNLGIRLFSRAHGRLLPTREAELLFGETQKLQSSLERIRTLARNLALRPEGHLRVGCLPSLGLSLIPQAVKAFRDDYPRVALKIQTLHTEALLNALLTRDLDVAVAIDPLARPGITSAELGRTAVVSVGPPDDGAQGAPLSLHEFMEGESIGIGTEDPLGDAIGNALEAFGEDRVTMVEAHTWYVARALAARGVGRVLLDELTARAPGEPVTIRPIEPALSVGVFALWRDGGLDSHAGATFIGALRAPFGQPSAAPAPGAPSELKRRAR; encoded by the coding sequence ATGCGCCTGCGCCACATCGAAGTCTTCCATGCGATCATGCGCACCGGCTCGCTGTCGAAAGCCGCGCAGCTGCTGTGCGTATCGCAGCCCGCCGTCAGCAAGGTGCTCGCGCACGCCGAGCAGAACCTCGGCATTCGTCTCTTCAGCCGCGCGCACGGCCGCCTGCTGCCGACGCGCGAAGCCGAGCTGCTGTTCGGCGAGACGCAGAAACTCCAGTCAAGCCTCGAGCGCATCCGCACGCTCGCGCGCAATCTGGCGCTGCGGCCCGAAGGCCATCTGCGCGTCGGCTGCCTGCCGAGTCTCGGCCTGAGCCTGATTCCGCAGGCCGTGAAGGCGTTCCGCGACGATTACCCGCGCGTCGCGCTGAAGATCCAGACCTTGCACACCGAAGCGCTGCTGAACGCGTTGCTCACGCGCGATCTCGACGTGGCCGTCGCGATCGATCCGCTGGCGCGGCCCGGCATCACGTCGGCCGAGCTCGGCCGCACGGCGGTCGTCAGCGTCGGCCCGCCGGACGACGGCGCGCAGGGCGCGCCGCTGTCGCTGCACGAATTCATGGAAGGAGAATCGATCGGCATCGGCACCGAAGACCCGCTCGGCGACGCGATCGGCAACGCGCTCGAGGCGTTCGGCGAAGATCGCGTGACGATGGTCGAGGCGCATACGTGGTACGTCGCGCGGGCGCTCGCCGCGCGCGGCGTCGGCCGCGTGCTGCTCGACGAACTGACGGCGCGCGCGCCCGGCGAGCCGGTCACGATCCGGCCGATCGAGCCGGCGCTGTCGGTCGGCGTGTTCGCGCTGTGGCGCGACGGCGGGCTCGATTCGCACGCGGGCGCGACGTTCATCGGCGCGCTGCGCGCGCCGTTCGGCCAGCCGTCCGCCGCGCCCGCGCCGGGCGCGCCGAGCGAGCTGAAGCGGCGGGCGCGCTGA
- a CDS encoding SDR family oxidoreductase produces the protein MPAVHAIVTGHTRGLGAALAAQLLQRGIAVLGLSRSRHPSLGAQAHGRLVEIELDLSDPARVQAWLGGDALGEFVSGASRVLLFNNAGTVEPIGPLDTQDAAAIAHAVGLNVATPLMLASAIAKIAPETIERRIAHISSGAARNAYAGWSVYCATKAALDHHARAVALDANRALRICSIAPGVVDTGMQATIRSTSGERFPSRARFEQLKSSGALTTPDAAARRLIDYVLGDDFGTTPTADIRDPR, from the coding sequence TTGCCCGCCGTTCACGCAATCGTCACGGGCCATACGCGCGGGCTCGGCGCCGCACTCGCCGCGCAACTGCTGCAGCGGGGCATCGCGGTGCTCGGCCTGTCGCGCAGCCGCCATCCGTCGCTCGGCGCGCAGGCGCACGGCCGCCTCGTCGAGATCGAGCTGGATCTGTCGGACCCGGCGCGCGTTCAAGCGTGGCTCGGCGGCGATGCGCTCGGCGAATTCGTCTCCGGCGCGAGCCGCGTGCTGCTGTTCAACAACGCGGGAACCGTCGAGCCGATCGGCCCCCTCGACACGCAGGACGCGGCGGCGATCGCGCACGCGGTCGGCCTGAACGTCGCAACGCCGCTGATGCTCGCGAGCGCGATCGCGAAGATCGCGCCCGAAACGATCGAGCGCCGCATCGCGCATATCTCGAGCGGCGCGGCGCGCAACGCGTATGCGGGCTGGAGCGTCTACTGCGCGACCAAGGCCGCGCTCGATCACCACGCGCGGGCGGTCGCGCTGGACGCGAATCGCGCGCTGCGGATCTGCAGCATCGCGCCGGGCGTCGTGGACACCGGCATGCAGGCGACGATCCGCTCGACGAGCGGCGAGCGGTTCCCGTCGCGCGCGCGCTTCGAGCAGTTGAAATCGAGCGGAGCGCTGACGACGCCGGACGCCGCCGCGCGCCGATTGATCGACTATGTGCTGGGCGACGATTTCGGCACGACGCCGACCGCCGACATCCGCGATCCGAGGTGA
- a CDS encoding nuclear transport factor 2 family protein — MEPITQAFAQQFSREWIDAWNAHDLDAILSHYADGFEMSSPMIVQIAGEPSGRLRGKEQVGAYWREALRMIPDLHFEWIATLAGVDSVAIHYRGAKGRLALEVFHFGPDRRVVKALAHYAG; from the coding sequence ATGGAACCGATCACGCAAGCATTCGCGCAGCAATTCAGCCGGGAATGGATCGATGCATGGAACGCGCACGATCTCGACGCGATCCTGTCGCACTACGCGGACGGATTCGAAATGTCGTCGCCGATGATCGTGCAGATCGCCGGCGAGCCGAGCGGGCGCCTGCGCGGCAAGGAGCAGGTCGGCGCATACTGGCGCGAGGCGTTGCGGATGATTCCGGATCTGCACTTCGAATGGATCGCGACGCTCGCGGGCGTCGACAGCGTCGCGATTCACTACCGTGGCGCGAAAGGGCGGCTCGCGCTCGAAGTATTTCACTTCGGACCGGATCGGCGTGTCGTGAAAGCGCTGGCTCACTACGCCGGATAA
- a CDS encoding SMP-30/gluconolactonase/LRE family protein: protein MVKKRIRAMFAVALVGLAAHAAHAQYTTDWIANTYGTIASHVGNNARSMWVSPEGVIYTASFWDENAGGVAIYQNGKTLGSIGTHAEFQGGAITGNATSIFAAMQYGTPQGSGTVGRYNRATLQRDLTIPVSVWNAVSRADVITGLATAGTLLYASDYFGNRVRVFTTGGVWQRDIGIANPGALALDDAGNLWVAQKNAAKIVEFDPSGALMNTIQMASASRPASLYYDASKRQLMVGDQGPDMNIKLYAIAGVPRQIGTFGVQGGYLDTTTGIKGQVGDRRFTRVVGIGKDAAGTLYVLNNPWGGGWDLGRNGATDIHAYDALGNALWKLQALNFEAIAAPDPTTDGALFYSGMNIYSGTAGGTFIANTVDPFTYPSDPRLDMNDYQRGQHFGQLVSVGGNRILVASGQNPGNFNFYHFNAASGYIAIPDASLPGKGFNTSLQVTAGFSIDNKGDVWVGLNGTNAISHYPLAGIDANGKPSWGAPTSIPTPASVQPTARILYLSDSDTMILAQGIAGSWDWTAMNGRIEVYHGWSAGNVTQPNPVIALTSANPKSIAAAGNYLFVGYVHTVPNIDVFNLNTGQLVATLINSNSGVMDVGNDVDSMYGLRAYLRSTGEYVITKDNYNGSSIVVYRWRP, encoded by the coding sequence ATGGTCAAGAAACGGATTCGCGCCATGTTCGCCGTCGCGCTCGTCGGGCTGGCCGCGCATGCGGCGCACGCGCAATACACGACGGACTGGATCGCGAACACTTACGGGACCATCGCGTCGCACGTCGGCAACAACGCGCGCTCGATGTGGGTTTCGCCCGAAGGCGTGATCTATACCGCATCCTTCTGGGATGAAAACGCCGGCGGCGTCGCGATCTACCAGAACGGCAAGACCCTCGGCTCGATCGGCACGCATGCGGAGTTTCAGGGCGGGGCGATCACCGGCAACGCAACGTCGATCTTCGCGGCGATGCAGTACGGCACGCCGCAGGGCAGCGGCACGGTCGGGCGTTACAACCGGGCGACGCTGCAGCGCGATCTCACGATTCCGGTCAGCGTGTGGAACGCGGTCAGCCGGGCCGACGTGATCACCGGCCTCGCGACCGCGGGCACGCTGCTCTATGCGAGCGACTACTTCGGCAACCGCGTGCGCGTGTTCACGACCGGCGGCGTCTGGCAGCGCGACATCGGCATCGCGAACCCCGGCGCGCTCGCGCTCGACGATGCCGGGAACCTGTGGGTCGCGCAGAAGAATGCGGCGAAGATCGTCGAATTCGACCCGAGCGGCGCGCTGATGAACACGATCCAGATGGCGAGCGCGTCGCGGCCGGCGTCGCTGTATTACGACGCGTCGAAGCGGCAACTGATGGTCGGCGATCAGGGGCCCGACATGAACATCAAGCTCTACGCGATCGCGGGCGTGCCGAGGCAGATCGGCACGTTCGGCGTGCAGGGCGGCTACCTCGACACGACGACGGGCATCAAGGGCCAAGTCGGCGACAGGCGCTTCACGCGCGTGGTCGGCATCGGCAAGGATGCGGCCGGCACGCTGTACGTGCTCAACAACCCGTGGGGCGGCGGCTGGGATCTCGGCCGCAACGGCGCAACCGACATTCACGCCTACGACGCGCTCGGCAATGCGCTGTGGAAGCTGCAGGCGCTGAACTTCGAGGCGATCGCCGCGCCGGACCCGACGACCGACGGCGCGCTGTTCTACAGCGGCATGAACATCTACTCGGGCACGGCGGGCGGCACCTTCATCGCGAACACGGTCGATCCGTTCACGTATCCGTCCGATCCGCGTCTCGACATGAACGACTACCAGCGCGGCCAGCACTTCGGCCAGCTCGTCAGCGTCGGCGGCAACAGGATTCTCGTCGCGTCGGGGCAGAATCCGGGCAACTTCAACTTCTACCACTTCAACGCGGCGAGCGGCTACATCGCGATTCCCGATGCGTCGCTGCCGGGCAAGGGGTTCAATACGTCGCTGCAGGTGACGGCCGGCTTCTCGATCGACAACAAGGGCGACGTTTGGGTGGGCCTCAACGGAACGAACGCGATCTCGCACTATCCGCTCGCGGGAATCGACGCGAACGGCAAGCCTTCGTGGGGCGCGCCCACATCGATCCCGACGCCGGCGAGCGTCCAGCCGACCGCGCGCATTCTCTACCTGTCGGACAGCGATACGATGATTCTCGCGCAGGGGATCGCGGGAAGCTGGGACTGGACCGCGATGAACGGGCGCATCGAGGTGTATCACGGCTGGAGCGCGGGCAACGTCACGCAGCCGAACCCGGTGATCGCGCTCACGAGCGCCAATCCGAAATCGATCGCGGCGGCCGGCAACTATCTGTTCGTCGGCTACGTGCACACGGTGCCGAACATCGACGTGTTCAACCTCAACACAGGCCAGCTCGTCGCCACGCTGATCAACTCGAACTCGGGCGTGATGGACGTCGGCAACGACGTCGATTCGATGTACGGCCTCAGGGCGTATCTGCGATCGACGGGCGAATACGTGATCACGAAGGACAACTACAACGGATCGAGCATCGTCGTCTATCGCTGGCGGCCGTGA
- a CDS encoding GH92 family glycosyl hydrolase, with amino-acid sequence MAVDVASIAPLAYEAQEPETMMNRFVRLGAAMAVACALAACGGDDGSPAATASSFAEAGANGAAPDAANAAQADGAIRAGSLTQYVDPLIGTLASNSPNPVPAGQAGSVVPAAGLPSGMVQWAPDTNTTPAPPDSKEPGSPAGYYYDLNVIHGFSVTHMSGAGCAGNNGEFPVMPTTDAAKLVPTFSHANETAKPGYYSVLLDSQIKVELTATLRTGFGRFAYPAGKPAMLVIDATRTNTKTTTSGAITRVSSTAISGSTVGGGFCGNSVPVPVYFYATFDRPFASTSSISRGVAKLAFDSGATVQMKIGISYVSVDNAKANLDAENKTWDFDGVRALADATWNDRLGAIRVSSTDADALKKFYTAFYHALWAPSVFSDVNGQYIGFDKQVHTVAKGQAAQYSSFSGWDVYRSLIQLKAVLFPRETSDMIQSLVNDADQCGAIPHWVNDNVEDGVMPGDAGSLMVSSAYAFGAREFDARGALAHMIRMANIPGTACAGVTTNGGRASYLQTGYITSGEWGIASSTLEYTSSDFAISRFALALGDTATHKMLLGRSAYWQNLLNASTPPLIAARQSNGGWIAETPGSTDNYVEGNAEQYTWMVPYDPAGLFAQLGGNQAVVPRLDKFFTVLNAGMSLPNFYMGNEPTFEVPWLYNWAGSPSGTQRVVRQIMQTAFSTKPDGLPGNDDLGAVSGWYVWAALGLYPQIPGVGGFAIGSPQFHAIDVRLGSGKTLKIRAPGAPASGYVQSVAVNGRAQTSPWIALDALEGGAVMHFKMGGAPSQWGAGEAPPSFGVPIARDVVDSFNNRGISADGATNADGQGADFDGSLFSYSANALAQAGVRPGAPFTYGGASFVLGGASSLDNAVTVGQTVMLPPGSAGTSVVVLGASNNGPSTGVARVNFADGTSAQVMLSFDDWTLNGGSAGAKSAIAVTSAYRNAGNGQKDNVKTYIFAQKIPVPAGKIVTSVTLPRQVSAGKMHVFGIGVAA; translated from the coding sequence TTGGCCGTCGACGTTGCGTCGATCGCGCCGCTCGCATACGAAGCACAAGAACCGGAGACAATGATGAATCGATTCGTCAGGCTGGGCGCGGCGATGGCCGTCGCATGCGCGCTCGCAGCTTGTGGAGGGGATGACGGCAGCCCTGCCGCGACGGCGTCTTCATTCGCCGAGGCGGGCGCGAACGGCGCCGCCCCCGATGCGGCCAATGCAGCGCAAGCGGACGGCGCGATCCGCGCCGGATCGCTGACCCAATACGTCGATCCGCTGATCGGCACGCTCGCGAGCAATTCGCCGAATCCGGTGCCGGCCGGGCAGGCGGGCAGTGTCGTGCCGGCCGCGGGCCTGCCGTCGGGCATGGTTCAATGGGCGCCGGATACGAACACGACACCCGCGCCCCCCGACAGCAAGGAGCCCGGCTCGCCCGCCGGCTACTACTACGATCTGAACGTGATCCACGGCTTCAGCGTCACGCACATGAGCGGCGCGGGCTGCGCGGGCAACAACGGCGAGTTCCCGGTGATGCCGACCACCGACGCGGCGAAGCTCGTGCCAACCTTCAGTCATGCGAACGAAACGGCGAAGCCGGGCTATTACTCGGTGCTGCTCGACTCGCAGATCAAGGTCGAGCTGACGGCGACGCTGCGCACGGGCTTCGGCCGCTTCGCGTATCCGGCCGGCAAGCCCGCGATGCTCGTGATCGATGCGACGCGCACGAACACGAAGACCACGACGAGCGGCGCGATCACGCGCGTGTCGTCGACCGCGATTTCCGGCAGCACGGTGGGCGGCGGCTTCTGCGGCAATTCGGTGCCGGTGCCCGTGTATTTCTATGCGACGTTCGATCGGCCGTTCGCGTCGACTTCGTCGATCTCGCGCGGCGTGGCGAAGCTCGCGTTCGACTCGGGCGCGACCGTGCAGATGAAGATCGGGATCTCGTACGTGAGCGTCGACAACGCGAAGGCGAACCTCGACGCCGAAAACAAGACGTGGGATTTCGACGGCGTGCGCGCGCTTGCCGATGCGACATGGAACGACCGGCTCGGCGCGATCCGCGTGTCGAGCACCGATGCCGACGCGCTGAAGAAGTTCTATACCGCCTTCTATCACGCGCTGTGGGCGCCGAGCGTGTTCAGCGACGTCAACGGCCAGTACATCGGCTTCGACAAGCAGGTGCACACGGTCGCGAAAGGTCAGGCCGCGCAGTATTCGAGCTTCTCGGGCTGGGACGTCTATCGCTCGCTGATCCAGTTGAAGGCGGTGCTGTTTCCGCGCGAGACGAGCGACATGATCCAGTCGCTCGTCAACGATGCGGACCAGTGCGGCGCGATTCCGCACTGGGTGAACGACAACGTCGAGGACGGCGTGATGCCGGGCGACGCGGGTTCGCTGATGGTGTCGAGCGCGTATGCGTTCGGCGCGCGCGAGTTCGACGCGCGCGGCGCGCTCGCGCACATGATCAGGATGGCGAACATACCCGGCACCGCGTGCGCGGGCGTGACGACCAACGGCGGACGCGCGAGCTATTTGCAGACGGGCTACATCACGAGCGGGGAATGGGGGATTGCGTCGTCGACGCTCGAATACACGAGCAGCGACTTCGCGATCTCGCGCTTCGCGCTCGCGCTCGGCGACACCGCCACGCACAAGATGCTGCTCGGGCGCTCCGCATACTGGCAGAACCTGCTGAACGCGTCGACTCCGCCGCTGATTGCCGCGCGCCAATCGAACGGCGGGTGGATCGCCGAAACGCCGGGCAGCACCGACAACTACGTCGAGGGCAACGCCGAGCAGTACACGTGGATGGTGCCGTACGATCCTGCCGGCCTGTTTGCGCAGCTCGGCGGCAATCAGGCGGTCGTGCCGCGACTCGACAAGTTCTTCACGGTGCTGAACGCGGGGATGAGCCTGCCGAATTTCTACATGGGCAACGAGCCGACGTTCGAGGTGCCGTGGCTGTACAACTGGGCGGGCTCGCCGTCCGGCACGCAGCGCGTGGTCCGGCAGATCATGCAGACCGCGTTCAGCACGAAGCCCGACGGGCTGCCCGGCAACGACGATCTCGGCGCGGTGTCGGGCTGGTACGTGTGGGCCGCGCTCGGGCTGTACCCGCAGATTCCGGGCGTCGGGGGCTTCGCGATCGGCAGTCCGCAATTCCACGCGATCGACGTGCGGCTCGGCAGCGGCAAGACGCTGAAGATCCGCGCGCCGGGCGCGCCCGCGTCGGGCTACGTGCAGAGCGTCGCCGTGAACGGCCGCGCGCAGACGAGCCCGTGGATCGCGCTCGATGCGCTCGAGGGCGGCGCGGTGATGCACTTCAAGATGGGCGGCGCGCCGTCGCAATGGGGCGCGGGCGAGGCGCCGCCGTCGTTCGGCGTGCCCATCGCGCGCGATGTGGTGGACAGCTTCAACAACCGCGGCATCAGCGCCGACGGCGCGACGAACGCCGACGGCCAGGGCGCCGATTTCGACGGCAGCCTGTTCAGCTACTCGGCGAACGCGCTCGCGCAGGCGGGCGTGCGGCCAGGCGCGCCGTTCACATACGGCGGCGCGAGCTTCGTGCTTGGCGGCGCGTCTTCGCTCGACAACGCGGTGACGGTCGGCCAGACCGTGATGCTGCCGCCGGGCTCGGCGGGCACGAGCGTCGTCGTGCTCGGCGCGTCGAACAACGGGCCCAGCACGGGCGTCGCGCGCGTGAACTTCGCGGACGGGACGAGCGCGCAGGTCATGCTGTCGTTCGACGACTGGACGCTGAACGGCGGCAGCGCGGGCGCGAAATCGGCGATCGCGGTGACGAGCGCCTATCGCAATGCCGGCAACGGTCAGAAAGATAACGTGAAGACCTATATCTTCGCGCAGAAGATTCCGGTGCCGGCCGGCAAGATCGTGACGAGCGTCACGCTGCCGAGGCAGGTAAGCGCGGGCAAGATGCACGTGTTCGGCATCGGCGTCGCGGCTTGA
- a CDS encoding L-tyrosine/L-tryptophan isonitrile synthase family protein, with the protein MKCDRNNEIALAVLGEILRIHRRYPEYTTDSDIRHEVEQIHAVQLPRIRAFVDAARPIEFVLPAFPAKSPNPNKVLGRLPDMAERLSLSFLNELCERIRGFHAPGAKLTICSDGRVFGDLIRVDDRDITAYQHALRQLIAALRADHLSTYNLENFEAFARRASNFDDMRRRLVGEFADPIDAIKQKLMREEEGTLLYRAITRFMFEDGFTPDYRGSKAALQKDSKTRALGVIQRSWAWGALLATRFPDAIRLSIHPQPAASLKIGVHMMPTRDSWLTPWHGVAVDLGDQFALMKRRDVELLGGRVAMRDGRPSHYEIERSRVAGDGLLPLAAAGGARAPADAAHALIASEEAV; encoded by the coding sequence ATGAAATGCGACCGGAACAACGAGATTGCGCTGGCGGTCCTGGGCGAGATCCTCAGGATTCACCGGCGATATCCGGAATACACGACGGATTCGGACATCCGTCACGAGGTCGAGCAGATCCACGCGGTTCAGCTCCCGAGAATCCGTGCGTTCGTCGACGCGGCGCGGCCGATCGAATTCGTGTTGCCCGCGTTCCCGGCGAAATCGCCGAATCCGAACAAGGTGCTGGGGCGCCTGCCCGACATGGCCGAACGCCTGTCGCTGTCATTCCTGAACGAGCTGTGCGAGCGGATTCGCGGCTTCCATGCACCCGGCGCGAAGCTGACGATCTGCTCGGACGGCCGCGTGTTCGGCGATCTGATTCGCGTCGACGACCGCGACATCACCGCGTATCAGCATGCGCTCAGGCAACTCATCGCGGCGCTGCGGGCGGATCATCTGTCGACCTACAACCTGGAGAACTTCGAGGCATTCGCGCGACGCGCGTCGAATTTCGACGACATGCGGCGACGGCTCGTCGGCGAATTCGCCGATCCGATCGACGCGATCAAGCAGAAGCTGATGCGCGAGGAGGAGGGCACGCTGTTGTACCGCGCGATCACCCGCTTCATGTTCGAGGACGGCTTCACGCCCGACTATCGTGGCTCGAAAGCCGCGCTGCAGAAGGATTCGAAAACGCGCGCGCTCGGCGTGATCCAGCGCAGTTGGGCTTGGGGCGCGCTGCTCGCGACGCGGTTCCCGGATGCGATCCGCTTGTCGATCCATCCGCAGCCGGCCGCGAGCCTGAAGATCGGCGTCCACATGATGCCGACGCGCGACAGCTGGCTGACGCCTTGGCACGGCGTCGCGGTCGACCTCGGCGATCAGTTCGCGCTGATGAAGCGCCGCGATGTCGAACTGCTCGGCGGGCGCGTTGCGATGCGCGACGGCCGGCCCAGCCACTACGAAATCGAGCGCTCGCGCGTCGCCGGCGACGGCCTCCTTCCGCTTGCCGCCGCCGGCGGCGCACGCGCGCCAGCCGATGCCGCCCACGCCCTGATCGCATCCGAGGAGGCTGTATGA